In Musa acuminata AAA Group cultivar baxijiao chromosome BXJ3-9, Cavendish_Baxijiao_AAA, whole genome shotgun sequence, a single genomic region encodes these proteins:
- the LOC135649286 gene encoding pterocarpan synthase 1-like, translated as MAMAFSSLSALLLLFPLVLFASFGAADEEKMTHLHFYLHEINSGANATGMTVAVPPGKEFYYETFGAISVIDDILREGPERDSKLIGRAQGLLAQASLEKPALLSAVNFVFTAGKYNGSTFSILGRAVLTELFERAIVGGAGMFRMARGYTLGKVISAEEGYLIMELDAYVVHH; from the coding sequence ATGGCCATGGCGTTCTCCTCTCTAtccgctcttcttcttctttttcctctggtTCTTTTTGCCTCTTTTGGCGCTGCAGACGAGGAGAAGATGACTCACCTGCACTTCTACCTGCACGAGATAAACTCCGGCGCAAACGCCACCGGGATGACGGTTGCAGTCCCCCCGGGCAAGGAGTTCTACTACGAGACCTTCGGCGCAATCAGCGTCATCGATGACATCCTGAGGGAAGGCCCCGAGCGGGACTCGAAGCTCATCGGGCGGGCGCAGGGGCTACTCGCGCAGGCCTCCCTGGAGAAACCGGCGCTGCTTTCGGCCGTCAACTTCGTGTTCACCGCGGGGAAGTACAACGGCAGCACCTTCTCCATCCTGGGCCGGGCGGTGCTCACCGAGCTGTTCGAGCGGGCCATCGTCGGGGGCGCGGGGATGTTCCGGATGGCGCGAGGGTACACCTTGGGCAAGGTCATCAGCGCCGAGGAGGGGTACCTGATCATGGAGTTGGACGCTTACGTCGTTCACCACTGA
- the LOC135649174 gene encoding pterocarpan synthase 1-like, translated as MANSFSLFLLLPLVFLGIIATATSDEYTAPEEKMTHLHFYFHEIYAGANVTTMVVAVPPGTNSSFTTFGALVVIDDMLREGPEPSSKLIGRAQGLVAQASQEGSALLTAFNFVFTEGEFNGSTLAILGRAKLSEPPVERSIVGGSGKFRMARGYTEARVISSKDGYFLMEFDAYVTHY; from the coding sequence ATGGCCAACTccttttccttgtttcttcttctcCCCCTCGTCTTCCTTGGCATCATAGCCACGGCAACCAGCGATGAATACACTGCACCGGAAGAGAAGATGACCCACCTGCATTTCTACTTTCACGAGATATACGCCGGCGCAAACGTGACCACGATGGTCGTCGCAGTCCCGCCGGGCACCAACTCCTCGTTCACCACCTTCGGCGCGCTCGTCGTCATCGACGACATGCTGAGGGAAGGCCCGGAGCCGAGCTCGAAGCTCATCGGGAGGGCGCAGGGGCTGGTGGCGCAGGCCTCCCAGGAGGGCTCGGCGCTGCTCACGGCTTTCAACTTCGTGTTCACGGAGGGGGAGTTCAACGGGAGCACGCTGGCGATCCTGGGCAGGGCCAAGCTGAGTGAGCCGCCGGTCGAGCGCAGCATCGTCGGAGGGTCGGGCAAGTTCCGGATGGCCAGGGGGTACACCGAGGCTCGAGTCATCAGTTCGAAGGACGGCTACTTCCTCATGGAGTTCGATGCCTATGTCACTCATTACTGA
- the LOC135648333 gene encoding dirigent protein 11-like: protein MAYSSSPCVLVLLLLLPFSLSAFVATAESHEYTPPPEKMTHLHFYFHEKYTSPEATAVLVAVPPGTNATFDTFGALIVIDDVLRDGPEESSKLIGRAQGLAAQASLEGTQILTAVNFVFTEGEYNGSTVAILGRIVPTVSPTERAIVGGSGKFRMARGYTVGNTYSFSGGYFILELDAYIIHY from the coding sequence ATGGCCTACTCCTCCTCTCCCTGCGTGcttgttcttctccttcttcttcccttctccctctcTGCCTTTGTTGCCACCGCAGAGAGCCATGAATACACTCCACCCCCAGAGAAGATGACGCACCTCCACTTCTACTTCCACGAGAAATACACCAGCCCGGAGGCGACCGCGGTCCTCGTCGCGGTCCCTCCCGGCACCAACGCCACCTTCGACACCTTCGGGGCGCTCATCGTCATCGACGACGTGCTGAGGGACGGCCCCGAGGAGAGCTCCAAGCTCATCGGGAGGGCGCAGGGGTTGGCGGCGCAGGCCTCCCTGGAGGGCACGCAGATACTGACGGCCGTCAACTTCGTGTTCACGGAGGGGGAGTACAACGGGAGCACGGTGGCGATCCTGGGCCGGATTGTCCCCACCGTATCGCCGACCGAGCGGGCCATCGTCGGAGGGTCGGGCAAGTTCCGGATGGCGCGGGGGTACACGGTGGGCAACACCTACAGCTTCAGCGGAGGCTACTTCATCTTGGAGCTCGATGCTTATATCATCCATTACTGA
- the LOC103997621 gene encoding dirigent protein 11 — MAYSYSPLVLLLLLLLLPFSVSAAVATVTGHENTAPREKLTHLHFFFHGRFASPNATAVLVAVPPGTNATFNTFGAVIVLDDMLKDGPEASSKLIGRAQGLTAQASLEGTYLLMVVNFVFTAGEYNGSSLAILGRFVPDVSGTERSIVGGTGKFRMARGYTVGNVYIWTASYFVLELDAYIVHY; from the coding sequence ATGGCCTACTCCTACTCTCCCttggtgcttcttcttcttctcctcctccttcccttctccGTCTCCGCCGCTGTTGCCACCGTGACCGGCCATGAAAACACTGCACCCAGAGAGAAGTTGACCCACCTGCACTTCTTCTTCCACGGGAGATTCGCCAGCCCGAACGCGACCGCAGTCCTCGTCGCAGTCCCTCCCGGCACGAACGCCACCTTCAACACCTTCGGGGCGGTCATCGTGCTGGACGACATGCTGAAGGACGGCCCCGAGGCGAGCTCGAAGCTCATCGGGCGGGCGCAGGGGCTGACGGCGCAGGCCTCCCTGGAGGGCACGTATCTGTTGATGGTCGTCAACTTCGTGTTCACGGCGGGGGAGTACAACGGGAGCTCGCTGGCGATCCTGGGCCGGTTCGTCCCCGACGTCTCGGGCACCGAGCGGAGCATCGTCGGAGGGACGGGCAAGTTCCGGATGGCGCGGGGGTACACGGTGGGCAACGTCTACATCTGGACCGCCAGCTACTTCGTGTTGGAGCTCGATGCTTACATCGTCCATTACTGA
- the LOC103997623 gene encoding pterocarpan synthase 1 yields the protein MAYSSSFMLPLLLLLLSLSLYATIATATGHEHAAPKEKMTHLHFYFHEMYSGPNATGLVVAVPPGKNSSIDTFGALIVIDDMLREGPERSSKLIGRAQGLSAQASLDGTALLTAINFVFTEGEYNGSTVAILGRAVPSAPAIERTIVGGSGRFRMARGYTVSKVISWGGGYFLMEFDAYIIHH from the coding sequence ATGGCCTACTCCTCTTCCTTCATGctgccccttcttcttcttcttctttccctctcCCTCTATGCCACGATTGCCACTGCAACCGGCCACGAACACGCTGCACCTAAAGAGAAGATGACCCACCTGCACTTCTACTTCCACGAGATGTACTCCGGCCCGAACGCGACCGGACTCGTCGTCGCAGTCCCACCGGGCAAGAACTCCTCCATCGACACCTTCGGGGCGCTCATCGTGATCGACGACATGCTCAGGGAAGGTCCAGAGCGGAGCTCCAAGCTGATCGGGAGGGCACAGGGGCTCTCCGCCCAGGCCTCCCTGGATGGCACGGCGCTGCTGACGGCCATAAACTTCGTGTTCACGGAGGGGGAGTACAACGGGAGCACGGTGGCGATCCTGGGCAGGGCCGTCCCCAGCGCTCCGGCGATCGAGCGGACCATCGTCGGAGGGTCGGGCAGGTTCCGGATGGCGCGAGGGTACACGGTCAGCAAGGTCATCAGCTGGGGAGGTGGATACTTCCTCATGGAGTTCGATGCTTATATCATTCATCACTGA
- the LOC135649204 gene encoding dirigent protein 22-like: protein MALSSSYSSPFLLLLLFATAAIASSDDGGEKTTHLHYYLHANYGGPNTTTVTVVSPPGNDSGSSFGSIAVGDHMLKEGLDPSSTLIGKAEELAVQASLGSPAYLSAFNFVFTAGDYNGSSISILGRAAPSDAAIERGVVGGSGMFRMARGYTISRVVKSTGPDDFLFVVEFDAYVFHY from the coding sequence ATGGCCCTTTCTTCATCCTATTCATCTccattccttctcctcctcctctttgccACTGCTGCCATCGCAAGCAGCGATGACGGCGGGGAGAAGACGACTCACCTGCACTACTACTTGCACGCGAACTACGGCGGCCCCAACACGACCACCGTCACCGTGGTCAGCCCTCCGGGCAACGACTCCGGCAGCAGCTTCGGGAGCATCGCGGTGGGCGACCACATGCTGAAGGAAGGGCTCGACCCGAGCTCGACGCTCATCGGCAAGGCGGAGGAGCTCGCGGTGCAGGCATCGCTGGGGAGCCCGGCGTACCTGTCGGCCTTCAACTTCGTGTTCACCGCGGGCGACTACAACGGGAGTAGCATCTCGATTCTTGGGAGGGCTGCTCCCAGCGACGCGGCGATCGAGCGGGGCGTGGTCGGAGGCTCCGGCATGTTTCGGATGGCACGGGGCTACACCATTAGCAGGGTCGTCAAGAGCACTGGACCTGATGATTTCTTGTTCGTGGTGGAGTTCGATGCGTATGTCTTCCACTACTGA